A region of Eschrichtius robustus isolate mEscRob2 chromosome 19, mEscRob2.pri, whole genome shotgun sequence DNA encodes the following proteins:
- the RFPL4A gene encoding ret finger protein-like 4A translates to MAEHFKEASKCTVCLNYLENPMYLKCGYVCCFQCLDSLQKEADGEGLLCPNCSVVSQKNDLRRALKLGALVSKVKELEPQLRAVLQMNPRMRKFQVDVTLDVDTANKYLIISEDLKTVRCGFFKQKKRSRPERFSRTTCVLGFPLFTSGRHYWEVDLGSSQEWDVGVCKESVRRRGKTQLAPDLGFWTVCLRNGDAFSAHTVPSTVLKVSPRLHRVGIFLDMNIGIVSFYHVGDGSHIFTFTKVSAGEPLRPFFSPAYPTEDDQSFLRICPLMNPASRTAWPIKKKNK, encoded by the exons ATGGCTGAACACTTTAAGGAAGCAAGTAAATGTACGGTTTGCCTGAATTATCTTGAAAACCCCATGTACCTGAAATGTGGATATGTCTGCTGCTTCCAGTGCCTCGATTCACTGCAGAAGGAGGCTGATGGGGAAGGTTTATTGTGCCCCAACTGCTCTGTGGTCTCACAGAAGAATGACCTCAGGCGCGCTCTCAAGCTCGGAGCTCTGGTTTCAAAGGTTAAGGAGTTAGAGCCCCAGCTGAGAGCTGTTCTCCAGATGAACCCAAGGATGCGGAAGTTCCAAG tGGATGTGACCTTGGATGTTGACACAGCCAACAAGTACCTCATCATTTCTGAGGACCTGAAAACTGTCCGTTGTGGGTTTTTCAAGCAGAAGAAGAGGTCCCGACCTGAGAGATTCAGCCGTACAACTTGTGTCCTGGGATTCCCTCTGTTCACCTCTGGCCGCCATTACTGGGAGGTGGACTTGGGGTCCAGCCAAGAATGGGATGTGGGCGTTTGCAAAGAATCTGTGCGTCGACGAGGGAAGACTCAACTGGCTCCAGATCTTGGCTTCTGGACTGTGTGTTTGAGAAATGGAGATGCCTTCTCTGCCCACACTGTGCCTTCCACTGTTCTCAAGGTGAGCCCCAGGTTACATCGAGTGGGGATTTTCCTGGATATGAATATTGGGATTGTTTCCTTTTATCACGTTGGTGATGGATCCCATATTTTTACATTCACTAAAGTTTCTGCTGGGGAGCCACTGCGtccatttttttctcctgcaTATCCGACTGAGGATGATCAAAGCTTCCTGAGAATCTGTCCTTTGATGA